CCCGGTCCGCTTATAATCGCTGATCATATGCTTGAACGGACGGTCGAACCCGTAGCTGTCGATGCCCATCAGCCTGATGCCTTGCCCGGTCAGGAATGCTGTAGCCTCCCTGCTCATGCCCGGATAATCCGTGAGATACCGGGGGGTCCCCCAGTACCGGTCCGCACCCGTACGGATCAGCACAATATCCAGCGGCTTCAGCGTATATCCGATCCGCTCAAGCTCCTGCACTATATCCTGCTTCTCAATAGCCCCGCCCGCCTGGATATGGGTGAAATCCAGCACCACTCCGTCACCGAAGCACCACTCCAGCGGCACTTCGTCAATAGATGCCGCCGGCTCTCCCTCACTCCTGGAGCCGAAGTGCAGAGGGGCATCGAAGTGGGTTCCGGTATGGGTGGATGCGGTGATCATCTCCATGTTCAGGAACTCTTCGCCCGGGAAGTCCTTCCGGCTCCCGTCGAATTGGCGGGCGAAGCGGTCTGCCCCCTCCTGATGGCCGGTCTGCTCGAACCCGTAAGGGGCCAGCTCGCCCGGATTCTGCTCCATAGGCACGCTTAAATCAATCAACTGGACTGCCAAGTTCTCACCTACTTCATAATTCTGAGTGCATTACGTCCCAGGATGTTCTGGACATCCTCCCGCTTGATCTCCTTCACCCCCATCATCAGCTTCATGGGCAGCGGAATCACTACCTTCTGCATGTAATTCAGCACCTCGGCAATGTTCGGAGTGACTGTCCAGTCGGAGCCCCAGAGGATCTTATGGCTGCCGCAGACCGAGATCATTTTGGCCAGCTCCATCCGGAATACCTTAGGGTTATTGTGAATCAGGATATTGGCTACCGCCGTAATCGTCACATACATATTGTCGTGTCTGCCCACCATGTAATAGCACAGGTCATTCCAGGGATGGCCCATATGCTCCACAATCAAGGTCAGGTCCGGAAAATCCACAGCAACATCATCAAGCAGAATCGGGTAGTTATGCTTCATCCGAAAAATACTGCCCGGCGTAATCCCGGTATGCACGCTGACCGGAACGCCGAGCTCGCTGCACCGCTCATATAGCGGATATAGCAAATCCCGGTCATTCAAGACGAAGCCCCCGTAATCATTGGGGTTCAGCTTGAAGCCCTGCATGCCCAGCGTCTTAATGGCATAATCCAGCTCCGCCAGCGCTTCCTTCCCCTTATACGGATTGACGCTGGCGAAGCCGCGCAGCTTGTCGGGGTGAGCGCGGACCGCCTCGGCAATTTTCTCATTGGACAGCACTTCATAGCCGTAGACATCCTCGAAGCTCAGCTGATGAACCCAGCTCATGGCAATCTGATTCTCGTCCATACAAGCAAGGTAATCCTCCAGCATATTGTTCTCGTCCACGAAGCCGTCTCCGCCAGCGCCTACCATTTTCTTCAGATATTCCAGGTCATCGAAGCCCTTCTGCTTCTTGTAATCCGGGACGGTCCCGGCCGCGGCCAGGCTAAGCTCCAGGCTCTTATTCTCCTTGACGGCGAAATGGGCATGGGTATCTACAATCACAAGATCGCTCTTCACGTTTGTTTTCTCACCACTTTGCTTAGAATTGGTATTGCCAAGAAGGGAGGCTAGACCTCTCTGTGCCCAATCTCCGGCCTGGGAGCCAGCGGTGCCGTGGCGAAGACCAGCTCCAGCTCGCCCGGACCCTCATTGACTACCCGGTGCCGCTCCCCCCTCCGCGCAATGAACAGGCTATTCTCCCGGATGGCATGCGGAATATCCTCGATAAACGCTGTTCCCCGGCCCCGGACGACATAAACATTCTCTTCGCCATAATCATGAAGATGCTCCTTGATCTCTTCTCCCGGCTGGAGCAGCACATGGCCCATGATCAGCTGGGTGGACCCGACAGTCGCCGGACTCGCCAGCACGCGCATCTGTCCTCCTCTGGAATGAACCACCGGCACTTCATCCATATGGACCACTGTTTTTGTGTAGACCTGGTTCATACTGCACCTCTTATCCCGCAGATTTATATTCGGTGACGCCTGCTTCTTCCTTCTTGCCCAGGCTAAGTGAGATCAGCAGCGTCAGCACCATCAGCCCGGCGGCTACCAGATAGCTGGGATGCGTTCCGATCCTGCTGTAGAAGAAGCCTCCAAGCGTGGACCCGAGCGCTATCCCGACCCCCTGAAGGGTCCGGAAGGTTCCTAAGGCCGCGCCCATCTCCATCGGATTAATCTTGATGACCTTATCCGTAATAATCGTGTTGACCAGAGTAATAATCGGCCCTTCCGTAAGTCCGATCAGGGCATAGCCGAAGGTTAGCAGCCAAGGATTGAAGTCAAGCGCATATAGCAGCACGAGCGCTCCTACACAGATCGACTGGGCCCAGATCAGCGGTGCATGTCTGCCTACCTTGTCCGAGATCCAGCCAACGAAAACCGCTCCGAACGAGGCTACTGCTTCATACGGAATGAAGAGCAAGCTCAGCAGCACCAGGGAGATATCCTGTTCCTTAGCCGCGAACGGCACCAGGAAGGTGGTGAAGACACCCACCATGAAGCACAGGGTTCCGACAATCCCTGCCAGCAGAATTTCGCGGACGCCCAGCCATTTGAAGGAGCTTTTGAAGGCTTGCCCGATGCTTCTGCTTGTATTCTTGACCCCGGTCTCCCTCAGCAGCACTGTGGTAACCAGCGTGGACAGCAGCAGCAGTGAAGCCAGCACCGCGAAGGAGGTATGCCAGCCGAAGTAATTGCTCAGCAGGCCGCTAAGCACATACCCCAGCACCGACCCGGCACCAATCGCCCCGGACACAATGCCCATCGCCCGGCCCCGCTCCTCGGGCTTGCACACATCCATCACCACTGCGAAGATCGGTGTGGACACGAAACCTCTGGCGAAGCCGAACAGCAGCCACCCCGCCGTAAACAGCAGGACTCCCTGGGATGCGGCTACCATGAATACGGCCACAGCCGATAGGGCCATGGATGCAATAATAATTTTCTTCCGCCCGTAGCGGTCCGCGAACACGCCGGATGGAATCGATAGAAAGGTCATCACCAGCGAGGCAATCCCCGCTATGGTTCCAATCTCACCGGAGGTCATGCCGAGATCACTGCTGATCAGGGGTGCGATTGGGAAGATGCTGACCATAATTGAAAATACGAGTAGAATATTGATGGCCAAAAGTGTGAATATTTTGTTGTTGCTCATGTGACTCGTCCTCCTCACAGTCATTGACTGCTCTCGATAATGATGAATGCAGCAGCATAATCACCGTGATGACTGATGCTTACATGGATGGAATCCTGCTGCTGCACATAAGGCTCCAGGCTTCGGCTGCGGACCAGATAGGGCTGGCCGCTCGGATGGTTGAGGAACTCCAGCTCATTCCAGTCCAGCTCACAGTTCATCCCGGTGCCGATGGCCTTCAGCAGCGCTTCTTTGGCGGCGAATCTGCCGGCAAGGAAGTGTTCTGCCTGTCTTTTTTTACAGGCGAACAGCTCCCTCTCTTCCATGGAATAATACTGCTGTACGAACAGTTCACCGCACTTCGCCAGCATCTGCTCGACAAAGCTAATGCTGACCAGATCCATGCCGATCCCTCTGATCATGCCTTCAAGGCAACGGCTTCGATCACTTGGGCTACAGAATACGTCTTGAGCACCCGGCTCTCAATGAAGATGCCAAAAGCCTTCGCAAGTGCTATTGAGACCAGCGCCAGCTCTGTTGAATCCAGG
The sequence above is a segment of the Paenibacillus sp. FSL R7-0204 genome. Coding sequences within it:
- a CDS encoding cyclase family protein; the protein is MAVQLIDLSVPMEQNPGELAPYGFEQTGHQEGADRFARQFDGSRKDFPGEEFLNMEMITASTHTGTHFDAPLHFGSRSEGEPAASIDEVPLEWCFGDGVVLDFTHIQAGGAIEKQDIVQELERIGYTLKPLDIVLIRTGADRYWGTPRYLTDYPGMSREATAFLTGQGIRLMGIDSYGFDRPFKHMISDYKRTGDNAYLFPAHFWGREQTYCHMERLANLEKIPVPFGFKVACFPIKIRAAGAAWVRAVAIIE
- a CDS encoding amidohydrolase family protein; the encoded protein is MKSDLVIVDTHAHFAVKENKSLELSLAAAGTVPDYKKQKGFDDLEYLKKMVGAGGDGFVDENNMLEDYLACMDENQIAMSWVHQLSFEDVYGYEVLSNEKIAEAVRAHPDKLRGFASVNPYKGKEALAELDYAIKTLGMQGFKLNPNDYGGFVLNDRDLLYPLYERCSELGVPVSVHTGITPGSIFRMKHNYPILLDDVAVDFPDLTLIVEHMGHPWNDLCYYMVGRHDNMYVTITAVANILIHNNPKVFRMELAKMISVCGSHKILWGSDWTVTPNIAEVLNYMQKVVIPLPMKLMMGVKEIKREDVQNILGRNALRIMK
- a CDS encoding cupin domain-containing protein, whose product is MNQVYTKTVVHMDEVPVVHSRGGQMRVLASPATVGSTQLIMGHVLLQPGEEIKEHLHDYGEENVYVVRGRGTAFIEDIPHAIRENSLFIARRGERHRVVNEGPGELELVFATAPLAPRPEIGHREV
- a CDS encoding MFS transporter; protein product: MSNNKIFTLLAINILLVFSIMVSIFPIAPLISSDLGMTSGEIGTIAGIASLVMTFLSIPSGVFADRYGRKKIIIASMALSAVAVFMVAASQGVLLFTAGWLLFGFARGFVSTPIFAVVMDVCKPEERGRAMGIVSGAIGAGSVLGYVLSGLLSNYFGWHTSFAVLASLLLLSTLVTTVLLRETGVKNTSRSIGQAFKSSFKWLGVREILLAGIVGTLCFMVGVFTTFLVPFAAKEQDISLVLLSLLFIPYEAVASFGAVFVGWISDKVGRHAPLIWAQSICVGALVLLYALDFNPWLLTFGYALIGLTEGPIITLVNTIITDKVIKINPMEMGAALGTFRTLQGVGIALGSTLGGFFYSRIGTHPSYLVAAGLMVLTLLISLSLGKKEEAGVTEYKSAG
- the acpS gene encoding holo-ACP synthase is translated as MDLVSISFVEQMLAKCGELFVQQYYSMEERELFACKKRQAEHFLAGRFAAKEALLKAIGTGMNCELDWNELEFLNHPSGQPYLVRSRSLEPYVQQQDSIHVSISHHGDYAAAFIIIESSQ